Below is a window of Myxococcus guangdongensis DNA.
GCGTAGGGCACACTGCGCGCCATGCTCCGTTACAGCGCCGACATCCGCACCCTCCTCTGGTGCCTGGCGATGCCCGTGGTGGCCCTCTCGATGTTCTGGGCCCCGTCGCTCATCCCGTACCTGTGCCCGCTGGCGTGCTACCTGGCGCTGTCGGCGGGTGTCATCGCCCACAACCACAACCACAGCCCCACCTTCCGCAACCGGAAGATGAACGAGGCGATGGGCATGTGGCTGTCGTTGTTCTACGGCTATCCGACCTTCGTCTGGATTCCGACGCACAACCTGAACCACCACAAGTTCGTGAACAAGGCGGGCGACGCCACCATCACCTGGCGCTACTCGAAGAAGCACAACTTCCTCGTCGCCTTCCTCTTCCCCTTCGTCTCCACCTACTGGCAGCAGGAGCCGACCAAGGCCTTCATCGAGAAGGCGCGCGCGCGCAACCCGGCCCTGTTCCGCCAGATTGTCCTCCAGTACATCGTCTGGGGCGGCACCCACGCGGCGCTCGTCGCGCTGGCGATGTATCTGCACGGCATCGGTGGTGGCCTGCGCGTCTGGGTCTTCGCGTTCCTGATTCCGGCGTTCTTCTCGCTGTGGACCATCATGTTCTTCAACTACATCCAGCACGTCCACGCGGACCCCTGGAGCGAGCACGACCACAGCCGCAGCTTCACCGGCCGCCTCATCAACTTCTTCCTCTTCAACAACGGGCTGCACGCGGTGCACCATGAGACGCCGGGGCTGCACTGGAGCCTGCTGCCGGAAGCGCACGCCAAGATTGCCGCCTCCATCGACCCGCAGCTCAAGCCGGTGAGCTTCTTCGGCTGGTGCTTCCGCTCCTATGTGCTGGCGCCCCTGTTCCCCCGCTTCGGCACCACCCAGGTCGGCCGCGCGCCCTATGACCCGCCCCAGGGCGGCGCCGTGGACGTGTCCTTCGGCGATGAGCTGCAGGCGGTGGACTCCGGGGTGAATGTCGCCCGCGTCTGACGTCGCCCGCACCGAAAGGTCGGGCTGATTCTCTCTGTCCTGTATTCCTCATCTCTCCCTGGAATCCGACCAGGGGGAGTATTCACCGTGTAGCTGTTTCCCATATCTCGCCAACAACGCGAGCGGCGGGGCCGGGGGGAACCAGACACGGAGAATCCGCATGAGGATGGCCTCAGGCCCTGTCCGGCCCGTCATCGGCGAGGCGCCCGGGGCGCCCCGTGTCCTGTGGGTGGGCGTGGTGGGCGAGGCGTGGCTGTGTTTGTCGCGCGCCGCCCGGGCGCTGGGGTGTGAGCCGGTGCAGGCGGCCATCGCGGGTGGAGTGGCCCATGAGCCCACCTCGCGAGCGCGGCCCCGGCTGGTGCTGGTCCACTGGCGGCAGGTGCGCGAGCGCGGCCCCGGGGGCCTGGGCGGGCTGAAGGCGCGCGTGGGCGCGTCCGGCGCGCCGCTGGTGCTGGTGGCCGAGCCGGAGACCCCCGCGGAGGTGCTGGAGGCGGCGGACGCCGAGGGCATCGAGGACTGTCTGGTGACGCCGGTGAGCGAGGCGGCCGTGCGCGCCCGGCTGTCCGCGCTGTTGGGCAAGAGCCCCGTGGCCCCTCCGAGCGAGCGCTACAGCCCGCGCGTGGTGCTGCTCGCGGGCGCGGGCGGCGCGCGCACGTGGACGGGGCTGGGCTCGCTGCTGGAGGCCTCTGGCCACCACCTGCTCTACAGCGCCACCGTGGAGGGCGCCGCCACGCGGGTGGAGGAGCACGGCGCCCGGCCCCACCTGCTCGTCGTCGCGGGCGACGGAGCCTGGGGTGGGGTGTGGGCCCGCGCGGGGGTCACGGCGCGCGCGCTCCTGGAGGGAGTGCCGTCCCTGTCGGTGACGCCCGCGGAGTGCGCGCGGGCGGGGGCGCTCCTGCCGCGCGTGCACACGCTCCTGGGCCGCGACGGCGCGTCGCTCCGGGTGGAGGAGCGGGTGCCCTTCTGCTGTCCGGTGGAGTTCGCGGAGGGCGAGAGCAAGGGCGCCGCGTGGACGTCGGGCGTGTCCTTCGCGATGAGCCCCGCGGGCCTCTTCGTGCGCACGCTGGTGCCGGCGCGGCCCGGCGCGGCGGTGACGCTGCGGCTGCACCTGCCCACCACGGGCGAGCGGCTGGAGTCCCATGGCGTGGTGGCGTGGGCCAACCCCTGCGCGCGGCGCGAGGGCCTGTGCGCGCCCCACGGCATGGGGGTGCGCTTCCTGGGCATGGGCCCTCCGCGCCTGATGCACCTGCGGCAGCTCTGCCAGGCCACGTCCCCCGCGTGAGCACCCAGCTCCCCCTCCAGGAGGCGTCATGCGGCGCAAGAAGGTCCTGCTGGTCGACGACTCGCACACGGTGTTGATGCTCCACCAGATGATGATGGTGGAGCGCGGCTACGAGACGCTCATCGCCCGCGACGGGCTGGAGGCGCTGGCGCGCGTGGCGGTGGAGGCACCGGACCTGGTGGTGCTCGACATCCACATGCCGCACCTGGATGGCCTGCAGACCTGCCGCGCGCTGCGCGAGCGTGAGCCCACGCGCCACACGCCCATCATCCTGTGCAGCACGCGCATGGAGCCCGCGAGCGTGCAGGCGGGCTTCGACAGCGGCTGCACCGACTACCTCACCAAGCCCTTCGCGGGCTCGGAGCTGGCGGCGCTGCTCAACCGCTACCTGGGCTCGGAGCGCGGCACGCGCGGCGACTGAGCCTGGGGCCGGGCTGGCAGCGAGCGGCGCGGCAGCGTCACCGTGAAGGACGTGCCGTCGTCCTCGGTGGAGCTCACCTCGATGCCCCCGCCGTGCGCCTGGACGATTTCCCGGACGATGTAGAGCCCCAGCCCGTAGCTCATCTTCAGCGTGCGCGTCGTCTGCGGGCCGCTGCGGAAGGGCTCGAACAGGTGCGGCAAGAGGTGCGCGGGGATGGGCCGCCCGCCGTTGTGCACCTCCAGCACCACCTTGTTGCCGCGCGTGGCCCGGACCTCCATCCGCACCGGCGTGTCCGAGGGGCCGAACTTCAGCGCGTTCTCCAGCAGGTTGCTGGCCACCTGGCCCAGCCGGTCCGGGTCCCACATGCCCTGCGTGTTGCCCTTGTGCTCCACCTCGATGACGCGCTCGGGGTAGGCCACGCGGAACTCGTGCGCCACGCGCAGGGCCAAATCCTTGATGTCCATGGGCCGGGGCTCAATCGCCACGCCGCCCATCAGCCGGGTGCGCGTGAAGTCGAGCAACAGGCGCGTGAGCCGCTCGATTCGCACCGCCGCGGTGGCGATGCGCTGACTGGTGCGCCGGGCGTCCTCGGCGGTGCCGGACTCGGCCATGACGCGCGACCAGTTCATGATGGCGCCCAGGGGGCTCCTGATGTCGTGGCTGACGATGCCCATCAGCTGCTCCTGGAACTCGGAGTGGCGGCGCGCCTCCTCCTCGGCCCACTTGCGCTGGGTGATGTCGCGGCTGATGCCGAACAGCCCCACCACCTTGCCCTCGCCGTCGCGCAGCACGCCCTTGGTGCACAGCCACACGCGCGGGCCCTCCACACCCGGCTGCGCGTCCTCGTAGGTGACGGTGCGGCCGAAGGCGAGCACCTCCCTGTCGTTGGCGGCGTTGACGCGGGCGACCTCGGGCGCGAACAGCTCGTGGTCCGTGCGGCCCACCATCTGCTCCACCTCGTAGCCCACCGCGCGCGCGCCGGAGGCGTTGATGAGCTGGTAGCGGCCCTCCAAATCCTTCGTGTAGACGGAGTCCGTCGTCCCCTCGTGGATGGCGCGGAACACCTCGCTCGCGCGGCGCAGCTCCTCCTTCGCGCGCTTCTCCCCGCTGATGTCCCGGCAGTGGACCAACAGGCCCCCGGGCACCACGCGCGCGCGCACGTCGAACGTCGAGTCCCGCTCCGGCCAGCCGTGCTCGAAGCGCGTGGCGGGCTGCTGGGTGGCGGGCTGCTCGAAGCGCAGGTGGCGGCGCAGCTCCAGCAGCTGGGGGCACGCGCGGCGCACGTCGTCGCCGACCGCGGCGGTGCCTTCCAACAGCTCCGCCATGCGCGGGCTCACGTAGGTGAAGCGCCAGCCGGCGTCGAGCGTGAAGAACGCATCCGGCAGACCCTCGAGGAGCGCATGCAGCGGTACGCCGGACGACGCCTCGGAGGGGAGGGTCGGGGCCGGGGAACGCGGGCGCTTCTTTGCGGGGGTGGAGGGCATGCGTCGTGGTTTTCGCGGGGGGAGCTGGAGGACGAGGAGAGAAGGAGGGGCCGTGTCAGGAAGGAGGACAGGCTGCCTCGGGATTCTCCGGGCTCCTCATCGAGAAGGTGCTCCGCGCAAGGGGGCGCCGTGGCGCGGCGCCCGTCCCCCGCGCACGGGGTGACGTCGTCAGCGCGTGGAGCCCCCGCGCTTCCGCGTGGGCCGAGGCACGGAAGGGGGCGAACTTGAGTGCTGCGGTGAGGCCGAAGCGCATCCGGGCAGAACCATACTCCGCTCCGTGTCTGGCGCGAGCGGCCCCCGCTGCTCCTTCCTCGCTCGGTGCGCTCCAGGTCCCTGCCTGCCGTTCCGAACGGCCGGTTCTTGCAGCGTGACTGCAATTCGGCCGGCCGGATGCGCCCAGGGTGAATGCGGGTTCAGATAACCTGGGAAACTGGGTGGGTCTTGGATGTGGCGTTTTCGTCTGGAGTCCGGAATCCCGGGGAGGTGGGGTTGCCCGGTCCGGACGTGGTGAGGGGCCCTGTCCAGGAGCCCCCGGCTCGCGGGGGCGGGCGGCTCAGGCGGACTTCTTCTGCTCGGCGTCGTCCTGTTCGAACAGGCGCTCCAGCTCCTTCCGGGCGCGGGCGGCGGCCTCCACCAGCCTGGCTTCGTCGCGGTGGAAGCGGGCCGTCTCGCGCAGGAGCTTCTCGTCGTGCTCTCTCAGGCGCTCCATGACGCGGTGGCTCTCGGAGAAGGTGAGCCCCATCGTCTGGAGGATGTCGCCGCCCAGCTCCATGCTGCCGGCGAAGGTCTCTCGCATGACGTGCTCGATGCCCAGGTCCAGCAACTGGTAGGCGTGCACGCGGTTCCTGGCGCGCGCGAAGATGACCAGGTGCGGGAAGTGCTCCTTCACCGTCTTCGCGGTGCGCAGGGAGGCCTCCATGTCGTCGATGGCGAGCACGAAGACGCGGGCCTTGTCGGCGCGGGCGGCGCGCAGCAGGTCCAGCCGGGACGCATCGCCGTAGAACACCTGGCTGCCGAAGCGCTTCATGAAGTCGATGTGCTCGGGGCTCGCGTCGATGGCGGTGAACCCGATGCGCTTGGCGCGCAGGAGCCGGCCCACCACCTGACCCACGCGGCCGAAGCCGGCGATGATGACGGGGTGGTCCTCCTCGGGCGCCACGTCGAACTCGCGCGTCTGGGCCTTCTTCTGGAAGCGGGGACGGACGTAGCGCTCGTAGGCCGCGTAGAGCACGGGCGTCGTGGCCATGGACAGGCCCACGACGACGACGAGCAGGTCCGCTTCGTGCGCGCTCATCACGTGGAAGGACACGGCGAGCGCGAAGAGGACGAAGGCGAACTCGCCGCCCTGGGAGATGACCACGCCCAGGCTGAGCGAGGGCTCGTTCTCCTTGAGGCTGAAGCGTCCCAGGCCGTAGAGCACCGCGCCCTTGAGGGCGACGAGGCCCAGGACGAGGGCGGTGATGAGCACGGGCTGCTCGACGATGAGGCGCAGGTTCACGCTCATGCCCACGGCGATGAAGAACAGGCCGAGCAGCAGGCCCTTGAAGGGCTCGATGTCGGCCTCCAGCTCGTGGCGGTACTCGGACTCGGACAGGAGCACGCCGGCGAGGAACGCGCCGAGCGCCATGGACAGGCCCACGGCGTTGAGCAGGGCGGCGGTGCCCACGACGACGAGCAGCGCGGTGGCGGTGAACAGCTCCTGGCTGTGGAACGAGGCCACGGCGCGGAAGAGGGGACGCAGGAGGAAGCGGCCTGAGAGCACCACGCCCGCGAGCACGGCCACCACCTTGAGGCCGGTGAGCCAGCCGGGCTCGGGGGACGTCGTGTTCGTGTGGCCCAGCAGGGGCAGCAGCGCGAGCAGCGGGATGACGGCCAGGTCCTGGAACAGGAGGATGCCGAAGGCCAGGCGTCCGTAGCCGGTGGTGAGCTGGTTGCGCTCGGCGAGCAACTGCAGGGCGAAGGCGGTGGAGGACAGCGACAGGCCGAAGCCCGCGATGATGGACGCGCCGGGCGACAGGCCGAACAGCCAGCAGACGCCCGCGAGCAGGGCGCCGGTGACGAGCACCTGCGCGCCGCCCACGCCGAAGACGGAGTGGCGCAGGCTCCACAGGCGCGAGGGCTGGAGCTCCAGGCCGATGACGAACAGCAGCAGGACCACGCCCAGCTCGGAGAAGTGGAGCACGTTCTCCACGTCGCCGATGAGCCTCGCGCCCGAAGGACCGATGACGGCGCCCGCGACGAGGTAGCCCAGCACCGAGCCCAAGCCGAGCCGCTTGAACAGCGGGACGGACACCACCGCGGCCGCCAGGAACACCAGCGCCTGATGCAGGAAGGACATGAAGCCGCTTCCTGTCACGGACGCCTGGGACGAGCAATCACAGCCACGTCACGCGCCGATGCTTCGAAGGCAAAGCATCGGCGCCTCTGCGCGGGCCAGCCCTCGTGCGCCTACGCGTCCTCCTGCTGGCCGAAGAGCAGGCGCAGCAGCGGCAGGTCCTCCGCGTGGCCGAAGACATACACGTGGTCGCCGGGCTGGAACACGGTGTCGCCCTTGGGCGCGAGCAGCTCCTGCCCACGCACCAGCAGCATCGCCGCCGAGCCCGGTGGGAAGGGCAGGTCCGCCAGCCGCTCGCCCGCCACCGCGGACGCCTTGTCGATGTAGAACGAGCTCAGCTCACCCTTGAGCAGCTGCGTGGACGCGATCTCCAGCACCGCCTGGGGCGGCTCGGGCACGTTGGCCGCGAGGCCCAGCTTCCTCGTCACCCACGGCACCGTGGCCCCGGGGATGAGCCCGTTCACCACCACGATGAAGAACACGATGTTGAAGATGTCCCGCGAGCCCGGCGCGTTCGCCAGCACGGGGAACGTCGCCAGGATGATGGGCACCGCACCCCTCAACCCCACCCAGCCCGTGTAGACCATCTCCCCGAAGGGGAACCGGAACGGCAAGAGGCACAGGAACACCGCCAACGGCCGCGCCAGGAAGGCGAGCACCAACCCCAACCCCAACCCCTCCCACGCCACCTCCACCAGGTTTCGCGGATACACCAGCAACCCGAGCACCAGGAACATCAGCACCTGGGACAGCCACGCCAGCGCGTCGTGCACCCGCAGCAGGCCCGTGCGGTAGCGGATGGTCTCGTTGCCCAGCGCGATGCCCACCACGTACACCGCCAGGAAGCCGCTGCCGTGCAGCAGCGTGGGCAGGCCGAAGGACAACAGCGCCAGCGCCAGCGTCATCACCGGGTACAGCCCCGCCACGCGCAGCCGCAGGCGCTTGAGCAACAGCCTCGCGCCCAGGCCCATCGCGAGCCCCAGCCCCGCGCCCACCACCATCTGCACCACCGCCTCCACCGCCAGCTCCCACCCCGGCGCCTTGCCGCTCGCCAGCGTGTGCGTCAGGCCCGTGGTGAGGATGACGGCCATCGGGTCGTTCAACCCCGACTCCAACTCCAGGGTCGTGCCCACGCGCTGCTTCAGGTGCAGCCCGCTGCCGCGCAGCACGGAGAACACCGCCGCCGCGTCCGTGGACGACACGATGGCGCCGAGCAGCAACGCCTGCGTCCACCCGAAGCCGAAGAGGAAGTGCGCCGCCGCGCCCATCAACGCCGCCGTGGCCACCACCCCCACCGTCGCCAGCGCCGCCGCCGGACGCAGCGCGGAGCGGATGGCGGACAGCGGCGTGTTCAGGCCGCCGTCGAACAGGATGAGCACCAGCGCCACCGTGCCCAGCCGGAAGGCGAAGCCGTAGTTGTCGAAGGCGATGCCGCCCGGGCCGTCCGAGCCCGCCGCCATGCCCACGCCCAGGAACAGGAGCGCCACGGGGATGCCGAAGCGGCCGGAGGCCCGGCTGAACAAGACGCTGAGCGCCAGCAGCGCTCCGCAGACGGCGAGCAGGAACGCGGTGGGGAGCGGCTCCGTGGTGAGCATGGACGGGCGAGGACTCTAGCCGTCCTCGCTCCGCTTCATGCGTCCAGTCGCGCGCGGGACGTGCCGGAGTGCGGCGCGGTGGACACGCCCGTCAGCGGCAGCGTGAAGGAGAAGGTGCTGCCCTCGCCCTTCGTGCTGCGCGCCTGGATGTGCCCGCCGTGCGCCTCCACCAGTCCCTTGGCGATGGCCAGCCCCAGCCCCGTGCCCCGACTGGCCGCGTCGCGCGCCTGCCAGTACCGGTCGAAGATGTGCGGCAGCGCCTCCGGGTCGATGCCCGAGCCCGTGTCGCGCACGTGGATGCACACCTCGCCGTTGCGCACGGACACGCCCGCCTCCAAGTCTCCACCCGGCGGGGTGAACTTCACCGCGTTGCCCAAGAGGTTGCCCAGGACCTGGAGCACCCGCGTGCGGTCGCACTTCGCGCGCACGTCGTCCTCGGTGGAGCGCGTGTGCAGGTGCAGCCCCTTGGCCTCGGCCAGCGGCCGGATGGCGTCCATCGCCTCCGTGACGAGCGCCGTCACCGAGTGCTCGCCCAGCTCCAGCGGCAGTCCCCCCGCCTCCAGCCGTCCCCAGTCCAGCAGGTCCGAGATGAGCCGCGACATCCGGTCCGTCGCGTCCTGGATGCGCGTGGCCTGCTTGGCCACCATCTCCCCGCCCGGCCGCGCGCCCGGCCCGCGCAAGAGCAGCGCCGAGCCCAGCTGCACCACGCCCAGCGGGTTCTTCAGGTCGTGCGACACCACCGCGAGCAGGTCCTCGCGCGCCCGGGCCGCGCGGCGCGACTCGCCCACCAGCCGCGCGTTGTCGATGGCCAGGCTCGCGCGAAGGCACAGGTCCTCCGCCAGCGCCAGGTCATCCGGCCCGTACCGCCGGCCCGAACCCGAGGCGACGAAGGTCACCGCGCCCAGCGTGTTCCCGCGCGCGCGCAGCGGGATGATCATGTACGAGCGCGCCTGCAGCGTGCGCAGCAGCGCCGGGTGCGCGGGCTCGGCCGCCGCGGCGCGCAGCAGTGAATCCGTCACCGCCGGCACCAGCTCCGGCTCCCCGGTGCGCAGCACGCGCAACAGCCCCACCGGCGCGTCGTCGCGCCGCTCCATGCGCTGGGGCAGCGCCGCCGCGCGCTCCTGCTGCGTCGGGTCCAGGCACGCCACCGCCACGCGCGACACCCAGTTGCCCTGCTCCAGCGCGTCCACCAGACACCAGTCCGCCAGGTCCGGCACCGCCAGGTGCGCCAGCAGCGTGTACATGCCGTGCGGATCCGGCGGGTGGGTGAACAGCGTCGTCATCGCCTGGTAGAGGAACGAGCGTCGCCGCTCGGCCTGCTCCACCTCCGCGCGCGCCACCTGCTCCAGCTCCAGCGCGCGCGAGTACACCGCCTCCGCCTCCGTCAGCGGCCGCGCCGTCACCAGCACCAGGCCCTGCCCGCTCTCCGACGCGGGCAGCGGGGTGAGCACCAGCGCGTGCCGCCGCAGGCCCGAGTCCATGGGCCAGGGCAGCTCCACCGTGACGCTGTCGCCCAGCGACGAGGCCCGCGCTCGCGCGGACTCCAGCCTCGCGGCGTCCTCGACAGGCAGGCCCAGCTCGCTCCAACTCCGACCCACCAGCCCCTCGGGGCCTTGGCCGAACGCCCGCGCGCCGGAGGCGCTCGTCGCGACGAGACGTCCCGCCGCGTCCAGGACGTAGGCCGGGTCGGGGAGCGCCATGAAGGCGGACACGAAGGAAGGCGGGGATGTGCTCATCGGAACGGAGGATTGGACCTGACGGGATATTGACACCCCGTGACGCGAAGGCCATTCCTCCCTGCTCCGTCAGGCTCCAAGTTTCAAGAAGCGGATATTGTGGCTCACCCCGACTGTGAGCCTGCCCGGACGGCGAGCGTCAGTCGGGAGGGCAGGGAGGCCAGGGAGACGACCTCGTCCGCCAGCCCCGCCCCCACCACCACGCCCGGCATGCCGAAGACGACGGAGGACTCCTCGTCCTGCGCCAGCACCCGGCCCCCCGCCTCACGCAGCTCGCGGATGCCCTCCAGGCCGTCCTGGCCCATGCCCGTGAGCACCACCGCGAGCGACTCCGCGCCATGCGCCCTCGCCACCGAGCGGAACAGCCACGTCGCCGAGGGGCGGAAGCCGTTGACGGGCGCCGCCTTGGACACCTGCG
It encodes the following:
- a CDS encoding fatty acid desaturase family protein → MLRYSADIRTLLWCLAMPVVALSMFWAPSLIPYLCPLACYLALSAGVIAHNHNHSPTFRNRKMNEAMGMWLSLFYGYPTFVWIPTHNLNHHKFVNKAGDATITWRYSKKHNFLVAFLFPFVSTYWQQEPTKAFIEKARARNPALFRQIVLQYIVWGGTHAALVALAMYLHGIGGGLRVWVFAFLIPAFFSLWTIMFFNYIQHVHADPWSEHDHSRSFTGRLINFFLFNNGLHAVHHETPGLHWSLLPEAHAKIAASIDPQLKPVSFFGWCFRSYVLAPLFPRFGTTQVGRAPYDPPQGGAVDVSFGDELQAVDSGVNVARV
- a CDS encoding PilZ domain-containing protein — encoded protein: MRMASGPVRPVIGEAPGAPRVLWVGVVGEAWLCLSRAARALGCEPVQAAIAGGVAHEPTSRARPRLVLVHWRQVRERGPGGLGGLKARVGASGAPLVLVAEPETPAEVLEAADAEGIEDCLVTPVSEAAVRARLSALLGKSPVAPPSERYSPRVVLLAGAGGARTWTGLGSLLEASGHHLLYSATVEGAATRVEEHGARPHLLVVAGDGAWGGVWARAGVTARALLEGVPSLSVTPAECARAGALLPRVHTLLGRDGASLRVEERVPFCCPVEFAEGESKGAAWTSGVSFAMSPAGLFVRTLVPARPGAAVTLRLHLPTTGERLESHGVVAWANPCARREGLCAPHGMGVRFLGMGPPRLMHLRQLCQATSPA
- a CDS encoding response regulator, translated to MRRKKVLLVDDSHTVLMLHQMMMVERGYETLIARDGLEALARVAVEAPDLVVLDIHMPHLDGLQTCRALREREPTRHTPIILCSTRMEPASVQAGFDSGCTDYLTKPFAGSELAALLNRYLGSERGTRGD
- a CDS encoding PAS domain-containing sensor histidine kinase, which codes for MPSTPAKKRPRSPAPTLPSEASSGVPLHALLEGLPDAFFTLDAGWRFTYVSPRMAELLEGTAAVGDDVRRACPQLLELRRHLRFEQPATQQPATRFEHGWPERDSTFDVRARVVPGGLLVHCRDISGEKRAKEELRRASEVFRAIHEGTTDSVYTKDLEGRYQLINASGARAVGYEVEQMVGRTDHELFAPEVARVNAANDREVLAFGRTVTYEDAQPGVEGPRVWLCTKGVLRDGEGKVVGLFGISRDITQRKWAEEEARRHSEFQEQLMGIVSHDIRSPLGAIMNWSRVMAESGTAEDARRTSQRIATAAVRIERLTRLLLDFTRTRLMGGVAIEPRPMDIKDLALRVAHEFRVAYPERVIEVEHKGNTQGMWDPDRLGQVASNLLENALKFGPSDTPVRMEVRATRGNKVVLEVHNGGRPIPAHLLPHLFEPFRSGPQTTRTLKMSYGLGLYIVREIVQAHGGGIEVSSTEDDGTSFTVTLPRRSLPARPQAQSPRVPRSEPR
- a CDS encoding monovalent cation:proton antiporter-2 (CPA2) family protein, with protein sequence MSFLHQALVFLAAAVVSVPLFKRLGLGSVLGYLVAGAVIGPSGARLIGDVENVLHFSELGVVLLLFVIGLELQPSRLWSLRHSVFGVGGAQVLVTGALLAGVCWLFGLSPGASIIAGFGLSLSSTAFALQLLAERNQLTTGYGRLAFGILLFQDLAVIPLLALLPLLGHTNTTSPEPGWLTGLKVVAVLAGVVLSGRFLLRPLFRAVASFHSQELFTATALLVVVGTAALLNAVGLSMALGAFLAGVLLSESEYRHELEADIEPFKGLLLGLFFIAVGMSVNLRLIVEQPVLITALVLGLVALKGAVLYGLGRFSLKENEPSLSLGVVISQGGEFAFVLFALAVSFHVMSAHEADLLVVVVGLSMATTPVLYAAYERYVRPRFQKKAQTREFDVAPEEDHPVIIAGFGRVGQVVGRLLRAKRIGFTAIDASPEHIDFMKRFGSQVFYGDASRLDLLRAARADKARVFVLAIDDMEASLRTAKTVKEHFPHLVIFARARNRVHAYQLLDLGIEHVMRETFAGSMELGGDILQTMGLTFSESHRVMERLREHDEKLLRETARFHRDEARLVEAAARARKELERLFEQDDAEQKKSA
- a CDS encoding potassium/proton antiporter, which translates into the protein MLTTEPLPTAFLLAVCGALLALSVLFSRASGRFGIPVALLFLGVGMAAGSDGPGGIAFDNYGFAFRLGTVALVLILFDGGLNTPLSAIRSALRPAAALATVGVVATAALMGAAAHFLFGFGWTQALLLGAIVSSTDAAAVFSVLRGSGLHLKQRVGTTLELESGLNDPMAVILTTGLTHTLASGKAPGWELAVEAVVQMVVGAGLGLAMGLGARLLLKRLRLRVAGLYPVMTLALALLSFGLPTLLHGSGFLAVYVVGIALGNETIRYRTGLLRVHDALAWLSQVLMFLVLGLLVYPRNLVEVAWEGLGLGLVLAFLARPLAVFLCLLPFRFPFGEMVYTGWVGLRGAVPIILATFPVLANAPGSRDIFNIVFFIVVVNGLIPGATVPWVTRKLGLAANVPEPPQAVLEIASTQLLKGELSSFYIDKASAVAGERLADLPFPPGSAAMLLVRGQELLAPKGDTVFQPGDHVYVFGHAEDLPLLRLLFGQQEDA
- a CDS encoding ATP-binding protein; its protein translation is MALPDPAYVLDAAGRLVATSASGARAFGQGPEGLVGRSWSELGLPVEDAARLESARARASSLGDSVTVELPWPMDSGLRRHALVLTPLPASESGQGLVLVTARPLTEAEAVYSRALELEQVARAEVEQAERRRSFLYQAMTTLFTHPPDPHGMYTLLAHLAVPDLADWCLVDALEQGNWVSRVAVACLDPTQQERAAALPQRMERRDDAPVGLLRVLRTGEPELVPAVTDSLLRAAAAEPAHPALLRTLQARSYMIIPLRARGNTLGAVTFVASGSGRRYGPDDLALAEDLCLRASLAIDNARLVGESRRAARAREDLLAVVSHDLKNPLGVVQLGSALLLRGPGARPGGEMVAKQATRIQDATDRMSRLISDLLDWGRLEAGGLPLELGEHSVTALVTEAMDAIRPLAEAKGLHLHTRSTEDDVRAKCDRTRVLQVLGNLLGNAVKFTPPGGDLEAGVSVRNGEVCIHVRDTGSGIDPEALPHIFDRYWQARDAASRGTGLGLAIAKGLVEAHGGHIQARSTKGEGSTFSFTLPLTGVSTAPHSGTSRARLDA